One window of the Tachypleus tridentatus isolate NWPU-2018 chromosome 10, ASM421037v1, whole genome shotgun sequence genome contains the following:
- the LOC143229796 gene encoding EH domain-containing protein 3-like, with amino-acid sequence MFSWISKNDDRRKQPDIFENVVEGLKRIYKEKVYPLEEAYLFHDFHSPPLDEPDFDAKPMILLVGQYSTGKTTFIRYLLEKDFPGIRIGPEPTTDRFITVMYGEQEGIIPGNALVVDPKKQFRQLSKFGNAFLNRFQCSFVQSEVLKNIAIIDSPGILSGEKHRVDRGYDFTGVLEWFAERVDRIILLFDAHKLDISDEFRRSIEALRGHEDKIRIVLNKADMVDHQQLMRVYGALMWSLGKVLQTPEVARVYIGSFWDKPLKFELNRKLFELEEQDLFQDIQGLPRNAALRKLNDLIKRARLAKVHAYIISILRRDMPSVFGKDSKKKELIKNLGNVYTEIQREQQIPPGDFPDLKFMQEKLIDQDFTKFHHVKPKLFEMVDKMLAEDISQLMGMIPHEQTESSKNYDVVGGAFEGVAEQSPFGYGRGEGADAGSLQQDWIVSRERFKYDEVFDNLNPIDGKISGASAKAEMVKSKLPNSVLGKIWKLSDIDKDGMLDSDEFALAMHLINIKLEGHDIPTELPKHLFPPGKHKFVT; translated from the exons ATGTTTTCTTGGATAAGTAAAAACGATGATCGTCGTAAACAACCGGATATATTCGAAAATGTGGTTGAGGGATTAAAGAGAATATACAAAGAAAAAGTCTATCCACTAGAAGAGGCCTACCTTTTTCATGATTTTCATTCACCACCTCTTGATGAACCCGATTTTGATGCTAAGCCGATGATTTTACTTGTTGGCCAATATTCAACTGGAAAAACTACATTTATTAGATATTTGTTAGAAAAAGACTTTCCAGGAATCCGTATTGGACCAGAACCGACAACTGATCGGTTTATTACAGTTATGTACGGGGAACAGGAAGGTATTATTCCTGGAAACGCATTGGTGGTAGATCCAAAGAAGCAGTTTAGACAACTTTCAAAATTTGGAAATGCTTTTCTGAACCGATTTCAATGTTCTTTTGTACAGtcagaagttttaaaaaatattgcaaTTATTGACAGTCCTGGCATTTTATCCGGAGAAAAACATCGTGTTGATAGAGGCTATGACTTTACTGGCGTTTTAGAATGGTTTGCAGAAAGAGTTGAcagaattattttactttttgatgCTCACAAATTAGACATTTCAGATGAATTTAGACGGAGCATTGAGGCTTTAAGGGGCCATGAAGATAAGATCAGAATTGTATTGAACAAAGCTGATATGGTAGATCATCAACAGCTCATGCGAGTTTATGGTGCTCTGATGTGGTCTTTGGGAAAAGTTCTTCAGACTCCCGAAGTCGCAAGAGTTTACATTGGATCTTTCTGGGACAAACCTTTAAAATTCGAGCTCAACAGAAAATTGTTTGAACTAGAAGAACAAGATCTTTTTCAAGACATCCAAGGTTTACCAAGAAATGCTGCCCTTAGAAAGTTAAATGACTTAATTAAACGAGCAAGACTTGCCAAG GTGCATGCTTATATCATCAGTATCCTTCGCAGAGACATGCCATCCGTCTTTGGGAAAGATAGCAAGAAGAAAGAGCTCATCAAGAACCTGGGCAACGTGTACACAGAAATCCAACGAGAGCAACAGATTCCTCCGGGTGATTTTCCAGACCTAAAATTCATGCAGGAGAAATTAATTGATCaagattttactaaatttcacCACGTTAAGCCTAAACTTTTTGAAATGGTTGACAAAATGCTAGCTGAAGATATCTCTCAGCTAATGGGCATGATTCCACATGAACAGACTGAAAGCTCCAAAAATTATGATGTTGTTGGGGGTGCATTTGAAGGAGTTGCTGAGCAGAGCCCATTTGGGTACGGCCGTGGAGAGGGAGCCGATGCTGGCTCTCTGCAACAAGACTGGATTGTTTCAAGAGAAAGATTTAAGTATGATGAAGTTTTTGATAATTTGAACCCAATAGATGGAAAGATATCTGGAGCAAGTGCTAAAGCAGAGATGGTAAAATCTAAGCTTCCCAATTCTGTGCTGGGGAAGATCTGGAAGCTTTCCGATATAGACAAGGATGGAATGTTGGATTCAGATGAATTTGCACTAGCCATGCACTTAATTAATATCAAACTTGAAGGTCATGACATTCCAACAGAACTTCCAAAACATCTGTTTCCTCCAGGAAAGCACAAATTTGTAACTTAA